The following proteins come from a genomic window of Palaemon carinicauda isolate YSFRI2023 chromosome 12, ASM3689809v2, whole genome shotgun sequence:
- the LOC137651121 gene encoding uro-adherence factor A-like has translation MSVNQSNKTLLKSKQLLKNKTLLTSKPLLESKTLLESKTLLKSKTLLESKSLVKSKTLLESKSLLTSKTLLESKSLVKSKTLIESKTLVKSKTLLTSKTLVKSKTLLESKTLVKSKTLLESKSLLTSKTLLESKMLVKSKTLLESKTLLKSKTLLESKTLLKSETLLESKTLQESKTLLESKTLLKSETLLESKTLLESKTLLTSKTLLESKMLVKSKTLLESKTLLNRKTLLTSKMLLESKTLVKSKTLLESKTLLKSKTLLESKTLLKSETLLESKTLQESKTLLESKTLLKSKTLLTSKTLLTSKTLLKSKTLLESKTLLTSKTLLETKTLRESKTLLVRKTLLTSKTLLETKTLRESKTLLESKMLLKSKTLLETKTLLKSKTLLDSKTLLKSKTLLESKTLLKSKTSNILKMIPRTETVLITMSNRNSLGPACLKPYNNKTS, from the exons ATGTCAGTTAATCAGTCA AATAAAACGTTACTGAAGAGCAAACAGTTACTAAAGAATAAAACGTTACTAACGAGCAAACCGTTACTAGAGAGCAAAACGTTACTAGAGAGCAAAACGTTACTAAAGAGCAAAACGTTACTAGAGAGCAAGTCGTTAGTAAAGAGCAAAACGTTACTAGAGAGCAAATCGTTACTAACGAGCAAAACGTTACTAGAGAGCAAGTCGTTAGTAAAGAGCAAAACGTTAATAGAGAGCAAAACGTTAGTAAAGAGCAAAACGTTACTAACGAGCAAAACGTTAGTAAAGAGCAAAACGTTACTAGAGAGCAAAACGTTAGTAAAGAGCAAAACGTTACTAGAGAGCAAATCGTTACTAACGAGCAAAACGTTACTAGAGAGCAAAATGTTAGTAAAGAGCAAAACGTTACTAGAGAGCAAAACGTTACTAAAGAGCAAAACTTTACTAGAGAGCAAAACGTTACTAAAGAGCGAAACGTTACTAGAGAGCAAAACTTTACAAGAGAGCAAAACTCTACTAGAGAGCAAAACGTTACTAAAGAGCGAAACGTTACTAGAGAGCAAAACTTTACTAGAGAGCAAAACGTTACTAACGAGCAAAACGTTACTAGAGAGCAAAATGTTAGTAAAGAGCAAAACGTTACTAGAGAGCAAAACGTTACTGAATAGGAAAACGTTACTAACGAGCAAAATGTTACTAGAGAGCAAAACGTTAGTAAAGAGCAAAACGTTACTAGAGAGCAAAACGTTACTAAAGAGCAAAACTTTACTAGAGAGCAAAACGTTACTAAAGAGCGAAACGTTACTAGAGAGCAAAACTTTACAAGAGAGCAAAACTCTACTAGAGAGCAAAACGTTACTAAAGAGCAAAACTTTACTAACGAGCAAAACGTTACTAACGAGCAAAACGTTACTAAAGAGCAAAACGTTACTAGAGAGCAAAACGTTACTAACGAGCAAAACTTTACTAGAGACCAAAACGTTACGAGAGAGCAAAACGTTACTAGTTAGGAAAACGTTACTAACGAGCAAAACTTTATTAGAGACCAAAACGTTACGAGAGAGCAAAACGTTACTAGAGAGCAAAATGTTACTAAAGAGTAAAACTTTACTAGAGACCAAAACGTTACTAAAGAGCAAAACGTTACTAGATAGCAAAACGTTACTAAAGAGCAAAACTTTACTAGAGAGCAAAACGTTACTTAAAAGCAAAACTTCTAATATTCTGAAAATGATTCCCCGCACTGAGACTGTATTGATTACAATGTCAAACAGAAACAGCTTAGGACCTGCATGTTTGAAACCTTATAACAATAAGACTTCATAA